A single genomic interval of Terriglobus albidus harbors:
- a CDS encoding DUF3106 domain-containing protein — MTLLALTAAMVMPGLAQQRRPASPPPPQRQMPPGGGRGEHLAQWMDKHRNLTPQQQQNALRSEPGFKQLPPETQARVMGRLGQLNAMPPQQRERVINRAEAMEKLEPQQRQQVRGALSQLGALPMERRRTVARAFRDLRRLPPEQRQNALNSPAYRDFTPQERSTLNNLMQVEPMIPQQP, encoded by the coding sequence ATTGGCTCAGCAGCGCCGTCCCGCGTCCCCTCCGCCACCGCAGCGGCAAATGCCACCCGGCGGTGGCCGTGGCGAACATCTTGCCCAATGGATGGATAAGCACCGCAATCTCACCCCGCAACAGCAGCAGAATGCTCTGCGCAGCGAGCCCGGCTTCAAGCAGCTTCCGCCGGAGACCCAGGCACGGGTGATGGGGCGGCTGGGCCAGTTGAACGCCATGCCTCCGCAACAGCGGGAGCGTGTCATCAACCGGGCAGAAGCGATGGAGAAACTGGAGCCACAGCAGCGACAGCAGGTTCGTGGAGCCTTGAGCCAACTCGGAGCCTTACCCATGGAACGCCGCCGCACGGTGGCGCGGGCCTTCCGCGACCTTCGCCGTTTGCCGCCGGAGCAGCGGCAGAACGCTCTTAACTCCCCTGCTTACCGTGACTTCACGCCACAGGAACGCTCTACACTCAACAACCTGATGCAGGTAGAGCCGATGATTCCGCAACAACCGTAA